Within the Aspergillus luchuensis IFO 4308 DNA, chromosome 5, nearly complete sequence genome, the region CCGTCTCCGATAGATAATCACGTTGGCCGCATACTTATGTCCACCCACATGGTTGATAAAGTAGATTCCCACACCTCCAGgcctctcatcatccatgtcACGGTACAGGCCTAGATGGCGCAAATGGCGCTCGAATTCCTTGCGCAGGAGCGGAGCGGACTGTCCACAGCGGGCGTCGCGGGTGCGGTGGGAGCAGAGCAGGATGACGGCGGAGTGAGGAGAGGGACGGGagcggagggaggtgagggatTGGATGTCGGTgatgttctcttcttctttttcttgttgctgTTCTTCAGTCGAgggctgctgttgttgttgttgctcaCTCTCATCATTGCTGTTTCCACCAACCAACGGGGTAGTAGTCGTCGGCGAGCGATTCACAAAATACTTGATCAAATCCGGGGCCAGCTGCGGCGTGACATGGTCGACAATAGTAAACCTGGGCAGAAGCAACACAGTCGTAGGTTGTTTCCCCGcatcatgataatgatatTCATCCGGGACAGGCATATTGGAGGCGGACAATTTCAGTTTCTAGACATAGCCACCCCACACCGATTAGCTTCGCGCGGCCAGGACATAACAAACTGCAACAGTGGCAGTGAGATCATACCCCATTACTAGGCACCAGCCCCCCCTTCTCAATCGCTTCCATAACActcccctcttcatccgcaACATCCCTCACCCAATCCGCCTTCCCAGTCGCAACCAGCACATGCGTCGACCAGCCATTTATATTCCCGTACATGGTATCTTCCTGATCGACATCGAATTTAGCGGGGTATTTCACTGTGCAGGACGCACAGTCGTGCAGACATTCTTCGCCGTCTATGGCGGGGTCGGTCTTGGGAAACAGGGTATCGACCGATGGCGTAttgttatcatcatcattttcctcctcctgggGTTTGGGACTGTCTTTGGGACTCCTGTCCTGCGGGGTTGCCGAGGGGGTCGGGGTGAAGAATGAGCGGCCTCGTTGGAGGATGGATTGCATtgtgaatatatatagtagcgTAGCAAGGGGGgttagaaagaaaaaggtagggagaaggggataaCAAAAAGGCAagtatcttttctttcattcgGACTTTTGGGAACCCGCCAGATCTTATCAATCGCCGCGCGCGCCTTGCCAAGGACGGAAAGCCACGCCGACACGGTTTTGATGCGGCTTGTGGTCGGTTGCTGCCGGACCTCCGATTGGCTTACGTCACGGCGGCAGCAACTCTTTGCCGATTTCTGAAAGTGGGGGAAAGTTCTTTTTTGGGCGTTGGGGAAACACAGCGAGCCCAGGGCAGGTGGATATATGGGTAATTAAGGCCAATAGGAGACGCTATGTAACTAATAGTGGCATATTGCGAATCAGAGGGAGAAATCGCATCTTCAATCGTGTAATTATCCAGAATAGTTTTGGTTTTTTGCTCCAATTCTTATCTATGTTTGAGGTCTACCGTCgatgcggctgctgctgccaacgTTATAAGCGTACGGTAAATCCGTCGGACTCCGGGTCTCGACCAGGCGAATCACGCTGCCTCCAGAGCTACCAGAAACATTCGATTGCACTCGTCGAAGCGACCGCATCGATGGCGTCCGAGGAGGCGCCAGGGTTCGCTGCGCCTCCGAGCGTCTCGACCAAACAGGCGACCAGCGACCCTGTCTAGCGCCGTCCCAAGTGGACGCATTCGAAGGCCGTAGACTATTACTCCGGCCCCGCGACATGGCTTCACTATCGCCATAGGAATCCACCGTATCAGTttcgccctcctcgtccgaaGGCCCGATAAGAGACTCGCTGTCAGCCTGGGAACTCCCACCACCCCGCACCTCATCCAAGATCTGGGGATCCAAAACCTTCATGCCCCTCAGGAGCTCCGCAAACACATGCATCAAAGTCCTGAACTCAGCCTCGTGTAGCTCACGCGTTGAAAAGCGCGCCCGCTCATACAGAGCGACAAACTCCATCCCAATTT harbors:
- a CDS encoding sucrase/ferredoxin-like domain-containing protein (COG:O;~EggNog:ENOG410PGRE;~InterPro:IPR009737,IPR036249;~PFAM:PF06999), translating into MQSILQRGRSFFTPTPSATPQDRSPKDSPKPQEEENDDDNNTPSVDTLFPKTDPAIDGEECLHDCASCTVKYPAKFDVDQEDTMYGNINGWSTHVLVATGKADWVRDVADEEGSVMEAIEKGGLVPSNGKLKLSASNMPVPDEYHYHDAGKQPTTVLLLPRFTIVDHVTPQLAPDLIKYFVNRSPTTTTPLVGGNSNDESEQQQQQQPSTEEQQQEKEEENITDIQSLTSLRSRPSPHSAVILLCSHRTRDARCGQSAPLLRKEFERHLRHLGLYRDMDDERPGGVGIYFINHVGGHKYAANVIIYRRRDFEWYKKTEGTEEEEGAAQGIWLARVRPQDCENIVRYTVLQGKVVKPGEQLRGGFDRERGVTSW